The following proteins are encoded in a genomic region of Drosophila subpulchrella strain 33 F10 #4 breed RU33 unplaced genomic scaffold, RU_Dsub_v1.1 Primary Assembly Seq36, whole genome shotgun sequence:
- the LOC119561739 gene encoding uncharacterized protein LOC119561739 isoform X2 — MNISTGNRLTLGTTQRFVSEILDNDQPLLKINLGTARVVKSFKIFNHVIHLTNYEDSVTKIHEVIGNLPDQQGLEELKLTLHQKLAQVQQRLNSLLPNNGRSRPKRGLINGLGHIVKVVSGNMDAYDEARINKELSFLRGNSEFNTNFQNETLVRFEEINEHINREQVLISNFINSYQNKIFKEIDEEYKNIQLIQYIDRINFNIDLLFNHLNNIAESLLFAKLKLVPKYLLNSVELEKIKNVLSQQKIEVQLEHELYNVLSLESTTLNKTLIFHIKVPILSKESYNLYRLISLPLNKTMYVNLPNVIIKNDLEIKIIETPCIKVGGTHICETPLTPNNTECLHNLLDDKEATCSTTNRGHQPQIFVPLKGLMVILNVENLNITSNCISSRIFNGPMLIKYDNCSISANGTKYVEAATTIIDDIEINLPHVQNLTTIPTDEPLNLQALHLSNLENGLAVTNIEERTTTHLSIIYLLVALSILITAVAWTFNRKEIILSPTPADPIVTPTIPSLWPSFQAKGGGVTADVFLMTSPPPKPPRALSH, encoded by the exons ATGAACATATCAACAGGGAACAG ATTGACCCTGGGAACTACTCAACGGTTCGTTAGTGAAATCCTGGACAACGATCAACCCCTTTTAAAAATCAACTTGGGAACGGCGAGAGTGGTGAAGtcctttaaaatttttaatcatgTCATTCACCTCACCAACTATGAAGACTCAGTAACTAAGATACACGAGGTGATAGGAAACTTACCCGACCAACAGGGCCTTGAAGAGCTGAAACTCACGTTACACCAAAAATTAGCTCAGGTTCAACAAAGATTAAATTCCTTGCTTCCTAACAATGGAAGAAGTAGGCCAAAAAGAGGATTAATTAATGGGTTAGGCCACATAGTGAAAGTAGTCTCGGGGAATATGGACGCCTATGACGAGGCAAGAATAAACAAGGAACTAAGCTTCTTACGCGGAAACTCCGAATTTAACACTAATTTCCAGAACGAAACGCTTGTAAGATTCGAAGAGATAAATGAACATATCAACAGGGAACAGGTACTTATAAGCAACTTTATAAACTCGtaccaaaataaaatttttaaagaaatagatgaagaatataaaaacattcaaCTCATCCAATATATAGATAGGATTAACTTCAATATAGACTTACTCTTCAATCACTTAAACAATATTGCGGAAAGCTTGCTGTTTGCTAAATTAAAGTTAGTACCaaaatacctattaaattcggTCGAAttagagaaaataaaaaacgtaCTATCACAACAAAAAATAGAAGTACAGCTAGAACACGAACTATATAATGTGCTTTCTTTAGAATCAACCACCCTTAATAAAACACTCATATTCCATATCAAAGTTCCAATTTTGTCAAAAGAATCTTATAATTTGTACCGTCTTATTTCACTACCACTAAACAAAACTATGTATGTAAACTTACCTAATGTTATAATTAAGAATGACCTAGAAATTAAGATAATTGAGACACCTTGTATAAAAGTGGGAGGTACACACATTTGCGAAACTCCTCTAACACCCAATAACACAGAATGCCTTCACAACCTGCTGGACGACAAAGAAGCGACCTGCAGCACAACGAACAGAGGTCACCAACCACAAATCTTCGTTCCTTTAAAGGGGTTGATGGTAATCCTCAACGTGGAGAATCTGAACATTACTTCCAACTGCATTTCGAGCAGGATCTTCAACGGTCCCATGCTTATAAAATACGATAATTGTTCTATATCCGCTAATGGGACAAAATACGTCGAGGCCGCCACTACAATAATAGACGACATCGAGATAAACCTTCCCCATGTCCAGAATTTAACAACAATCCCAACGGACGAACCCTTAAACCTTCAGGCACTACACCTTAGTAATCTGGAAAATGGATTGGCAGTCACCAACATAGAGGAACGAACCACCACTCACCTGTCGATTATATACCTACTCGTTGCACTGTCGATTTTGATTACGGCTGTTGCCTGGACCTTTAACAGGAAGGAGATAATTCTTTCACCCACCCCGGCGGACCCCATTGTCACTCCCACCATACCTTCGTTATGGCCATCGTTCCAAGCTAAGGGGGGAGGAGTTACCGCTGATGTCTTCCTCATGACATCACCTCCGCCTAAACCCCCTCGGGCATTGTCCCATTAG
- the LOC119561739 gene encoding uncharacterized protein LOC119561739 isoform X1, with protein MKLTRIIFITTILTLGTTQRFVSEILDNDQPLLKINLGTARVVKSFKIFNHVIHLTNYEDSVTKIHEVIGNLPDQQGLEELKLTLHQKLAQVQQRLNSLLPNNGRSRPKRGLINGLGHIVKVVSGNMDAYDEARINKELSFLRGNSEFNTNFQNETLVRFEEINEHINREQVLISNFINSYQNKIFKEIDEEYKNIQLIQYIDRINFNIDLLFNHLNNIAESLLFAKLKLVPKYLLNSVELEKIKNVLSQQKIEVQLEHELYNVLSLESTTLNKTLIFHIKVPILSKESYNLYRLISLPLNKTMYVNLPNVIIKNDLEIKIIETPCIKVGGTHICETPLTPNNTECLHNLLDDKEATCSTTNRGHQPQIFVPLKGLMVILNVENLNITSNCISSRIFNGPMLIKYDNCSISANGTKYVEAATTIIDDIEINLPHVQNLTTIPTDEPLNLQALHLSNLENGLAVTNIEERTTTHLSIIYLLVALSILITAVAWTFNRKEIILSPTPADPIVTPTIPSLWPSFQAKGGGVTADVFLMTSPPPKPPRALSH; from the exons ATGAAACTGACGAGGATCATCTTTATAACCACCAT ATTGACCCTGGGAACTACTCAACGGTTCGTTAGTGAAATCCTGGACAACGATCAACCCCTTTTAAAAATCAACTTGGGAACGGCGAGAGTGGTGAAGtcctttaaaatttttaatcatgTCATTCACCTCACCAACTATGAAGACTCAGTAACTAAGATACACGAGGTGATAGGAAACTTACCCGACCAACAGGGCCTTGAAGAGCTGAAACTCACGTTACACCAAAAATTAGCTCAGGTTCAACAAAGATTAAATTCCTTGCTTCCTAACAATGGAAGAAGTAGGCCAAAAAGAGGATTAATTAATGGGTTAGGCCACATAGTGAAAGTAGTCTCGGGGAATATGGACGCCTATGACGAGGCAAGAATAAACAAGGAACTAAGCTTCTTACGCGGAAACTCCGAATTTAACACTAATTTCCAGAACGAAACGCTTGTAAGATTCGAAGAGATAAATGAACATATCAACAGGGAACAGGTACTTATAAGCAACTTTATAAACTCGtaccaaaataaaatttttaaagaaatagatgaagaatataaaaacattcaaCTCATCCAATATATAGATAGGATTAACTTCAATATAGACTTACTCTTCAATCACTTAAACAATATTGCGGAAAGCTTGCTGTTTGCTAAATTAAAGTTAGTACCaaaatacctattaaattcggTCGAAttagagaaaataaaaaacgtaCTATCACAACAAAAAATAGAAGTACAGCTAGAACACGAACTATATAATGTGCTTTCTTTAGAATCAACCACCCTTAATAAAACACTCATATTCCATATCAAAGTTCCAATTTTGTCAAAAGAATCTTATAATTTGTACCGTCTTATTTCACTACCACTAAACAAAACTATGTATGTAAACTTACCTAATGTTATAATTAAGAATGACCTAGAAATTAAGATAATTGAGACACCTTGTATAAAAGTGGGAGGTACACACATTTGCGAAACTCCTCTAACACCCAATAACACAGAATGCCTTCACAACCTGCTGGACGACAAAGAAGCGACCTGCAGCACAACGAACAGAGGTCACCAACCACAAATCTTCGTTCCTTTAAAGGGGTTGATGGTAATCCTCAACGTGGAGAATCTGAACATTACTTCCAACTGCATTTCGAGCAGGATCTTCAACGGTCCCATGCTTATAAAATACGATAATTGTTCTATATCCGCTAATGGGACAAAATACGTCGAGGCCGCCACTACAATAATAGACGACATCGAGATAAACCTTCCCCATGTCCAGAATTTAACAACAATCCCAACGGACGAACCCTTAAACCTTCAGGCACTACACCTTAGTAATCTGGAAAATGGATTGGCAGTCACCAACATAGAGGAACGAACCACCACTCACCTGTCGATTATATACCTACTCGTTGCACTGTCGATTTTGATTACGGCTGTTGCCTGGACCTTTAACAGGAAGGAGATAATTCTTTCACCCACCCCGGCGGACCCCATTGTCACTCCCACCATACCTTCGTTATGGCCATCGTTCCAAGCTAAGGGGGGAGGAGTTACCGCTGATGTCTTCCTCATGACATCACCTCCGCCTAAACCCCCTCGGGCATTGTCCCATTAG
- the LOC119561739 gene encoding uncharacterized protein LOC119561739 isoform X4, with translation MDAYDEARINKELSFLRGNSEFNTNFQNETLVRFEEINEHINREQVLISNFINSYQNKIFKEIDEEYKNIQLIQYIDRINFNIDLLFNHLNNIAESLLFAKLKLVPKYLLNSVELEKIKNVLSQQKIEVQLEHELYNVLSLESTTLNKTLIFHIKVPILSKESYNLYRLISLPLNKTMYVNLPNVIIKNDLEIKIIETPCIKVGGTHICETPLTPNNTECLHNLLDDKEATCSTTNRGHQPQIFVPLKGLMVILNVENLNITSNCISSRIFNGPMLIKYDNCSISANGTKYVEAATTIIDDIEINLPHVQNLTTIPTDEPLNLQALHLSNLENGLAVTNIEERTTTHLSIIYLLVALSILITAVAWTFNRKEIILSPTPADPIVTPTIPSLWPSFQAKGGGVTADVFLMTSPPPKPPRALSH, from the coding sequence ATGGACGCCTATGACGAGGCAAGAATAAACAAGGAACTAAGCTTCTTACGCGGAAACTCCGAATTTAACACTAATTTCCAGAACGAAACGCTTGTAAGATTCGAAGAGATAAATGAACATATCAACAGGGAACAGGTACTTATAAGCAACTTTATAAACTCGtaccaaaataaaatttttaaagaaatagatgaagaatataaaaacattcaaCTCATCCAATATATAGATAGGATTAACTTCAATATAGACTTACTCTTCAATCACTTAAACAATATTGCGGAAAGCTTGCTGTTTGCTAAATTAAAGTTAGTACCaaaatacctattaaattcggTCGAAttagagaaaataaaaaacgtaCTATCACAACAAAAAATAGAAGTACAGCTAGAACACGAACTATATAATGTGCTTTCTTTAGAATCAACCACCCTTAATAAAACACTCATATTCCATATCAAAGTTCCAATTTTGTCAAAAGAATCTTATAATTTGTACCGTCTTATTTCACTACCACTAAACAAAACTATGTATGTAAACTTACCTAATGTTATAATTAAGAATGACCTAGAAATTAAGATAATTGAGACACCTTGTATAAAAGTGGGAGGTACACACATTTGCGAAACTCCTCTAACACCCAATAACACAGAATGCCTTCACAACCTGCTGGACGACAAAGAAGCGACCTGCAGCACAACGAACAGAGGTCACCAACCACAAATCTTCGTTCCTTTAAAGGGGTTGATGGTAATCCTCAACGTGGAGAATCTGAACATTACTTCCAACTGCATTTCGAGCAGGATCTTCAACGGTCCCATGCTTATAAAATACGATAATTGTTCTATATCCGCTAATGGGACAAAATACGTCGAGGCCGCCACTACAATAATAGACGACATCGAGATAAACCTTCCCCATGTCCAGAATTTAACAACAATCCCAACGGACGAACCCTTAAACCTTCAGGCACTACACCTTAGTAATCTGGAAAATGGATTGGCAGTCACCAACATAGAGGAACGAACCACCACTCACCTGTCGATTATATACCTACTCGTTGCACTGTCGATTTTGATTACGGCTGTTGCCTGGACCTTTAACAGGAAGGAGATAATTCTTTCACCCACCCCGGCGGACCCCATTGTCACTCCCACCATACCTTCGTTATGGCCATCGTTCCAAGCTAAGGGGGGAGGAGTTACCGCTGATGTCTTCCTCATGACATCACCTCCGCCTAAACCCCCTCGGGCATTGTCCCATTAG
- the LOC119561739 gene encoding uncharacterized protein LOC119561739 isoform X3: MDAYDEARINKELSFLRGNSEFNTNFQNETLVRFEEINEHINREQVLISNFINSYQNKIFKEIDEEYKNIQLIQYIDRINFNIDLLFNHLNNIAESLLFAKLKLVPKYLLNSVELEKIKNVLSQQKIEVQLEHELYNVLSLESTTLNKTLIFHIKVPILSKESYNLYRLISLPLNKTMYVNLPNVIIKNDLEIKIIETPCIKVGGTHICETPLTPNNTECLHNLLDDKEATCSTTNRGHQPQIFVPLKGLMVILNVENLNITSNCISSRIFNGSMLIKYDNCSISANGTKYVEAATTIIDDIEINLPHVQNLTTIPTDEPLNLQALHLSNLENGLAVTNIEERTTTHLSIIYLLVALSILITAVAWTFNRKEIILSPTPADPIVTPTIPSLWPSFQAKGGGVTADVFLMTSPPPKPPRALSH; this comes from the coding sequence ATGGACGCCTATGACGAGGCAAGAATAAACAAGGAACTAAGCTTCTTACGCGGAAACTCCGAATTTAACACTAATTTCCAGAACGAAACGCTTGTAAGATTCGAAGAGATAAATGAACATATCAACAGGGAACAGGTACTTATAAGCAACTTTATAAACTCGtaccaaaataaaatttttaaagaaatagatgaagaatataaaaacattcaaCTCATCCAATATATAGATAGGATTAACTTCAATATAGACTTACTCTTCAATCACTTAAACAATATTGCGGAAAGCTTGCTGTTTGCTAAATTAAAGTTAGTACCaaaatacctattaaattcggTCGAAttagagaaaataaaaaacgtaCTATCACAACAAAAAATAGAAGTACAGCTAGAACACGAACTATATAATGTGCTTTCTTTAGAATCAACCACCCTTAATAAAACACTCATATTCCATATCAAAGTTCCAATTTTGTCAAAAGAATCTTATAATTTGTACCGTCTTATTTCACTACCACTAAACAAAACTATGTATGTAAACTTACCTAATGTTATAATTAAGAATGACCTAGAAATTAAGATAATTGAGACACCTTGTATAAAAGTGGGAGGTACACACATTTGCGAAACTCCTCTAACACCCAATAACACAGAATGCCTTCACAACCTGCTGGACGACAAAGAAGCGACCTGCAGCACAACGAACAGAGGTCACCAACCACAAATCTTCGTTCCTTTAAAGGGGTTGATGGTAATCCTCAACGTGGAGAATCTGAACATTACTTCCAACTGCATTTCGAGCAGGATCTTCAACGGTTCCATGCTTATAAAATACGATAATTGTTCTATATCCGCTAATGGGACAAAATACGTCGAGGCCGCCACTACAATAATAGACGACATCGAGATAAACCTTCCCCATGTCCAGAATTTAACAACAATCCCAACGGACGAACCCTTAAACCTTCAGGCACTACACCTTAGTAATCTGGAAAATGGATTGGCAGTCACCAACATAGAGGAACGAACCACCACTCACCTGTCGATTATATACCTACTCGTTGCACTGTCGATTTTGATTACGGCTGTTGCCTGGACCTTTAACAGGAAGGAGATAATTCTTTCACCCACCCCGGCGGACCCCATTGTCACTCCCACCATACCTTCGTTATGGCCATCGTTCCAAGCTAAGGGGGGAGGAGTTACCGCTGATGTCTTCCTCATGACATCACCTCCGCCTAAACCCCCTCGGGCATTGTCCCATTAG